A window of Vicia villosa cultivar HV-30 ecotype Madison, WI unplaced genomic scaffold, Vvil1.0 ctg.001111F_1_1, whole genome shotgun sequence contains these coding sequences:
- the LOC131633311 gene encoding protein FAR1-RELATED SEQUENCE 5-like, with protein MHHMQIQEQQLIVFNFTICNGQQQQFQQEFIEKEDGEHIRIPRGKEFTLPGDWMEETILDDELESNINFSEEPQINIVAEENIEPYVGMEFDSLEKVTDFYRLFSKAKGFGIRTRSSKPNYCILVCVREGKLPVKSTNDNNVEVKKTCSTMRMGCQASLTISKENNSHMWTVKSYDNNHNHAMASPKSVSYLRCHKNMNNAAKNLIEKFSEEGLPTGKVASMFKESDLAFSNRDCWNHMRNVRTNNLDIGDAQAVFNYFKHKQAQNSNFFYAIQCDDEARMVNFFWVDARSRLAYQHFGDVVTFDTTYKTNKYSMPFAPFTGVNHHLQSILFGCALLQDESEISFTWLFETWLEAMNGKKPISIITDQDLAIGAAVTKVFPQTRHRLCLWHIRKKFPEKLAHIYHKKSKFKHELKRCIRESPTVNDFEVDWQQIMDTYNLQENDWLQRLFEIRESWIPVYNRKFFFAGMSTTQRSENINSFFDSFVNSTTTLQEFVVKFEKAVNNRYEAEKREDFESKHKSRILSIKSKIEEHAASIYTRNMFGKFQHELALVSQFTKHKIEKNGSQYRYQISNCFKDRDKFIVDINLESKDATCTCQLFEFMGILCRHILTIFQTKNILQIPNQYILHRWTKEANRYMEVSVMDSHDDEVDTLRSIHLHQQFSKFSNFSKQSKEVYEFIMVEFERICNTLETMGLKFSNVNDAPIDLQQQDVDDTHDNVSNFIIQDPNVSQTKGRKRKDSDSARVQERYKSGVELSMDKTLVKRRACKYCGEYGHYQSTCKNKTT; from the exons ATGCATCACATGCAGATTCAAGAGCAGCAACTCATCGTATTCAACTTCACGATTTGCAAcggacaacaacaacaattccaacaggAATTCATAGAAAAGGAGGATGGAGAACATATTCGAATACCAAGAGGGAAGGAATTCACGCTACCTGGAGATTG GATGGAAGAGACTATTTTGGATGATGAACTTGAATCAAATATTAACTTTTCTGAAGAGCCACAAATTAATATTGTTGCAGAAGAGAATATTGAGCCTTATGTAGGAATGGAATTTGATTCATTGGAAAAAGTTACAGATTTTTACAGATTATTTTCTAAAGCAAAAGGATTTGGAATTCGTACTCGATCAAGTAAGCCAAATTATTGCATTTTAGTATGTGTTAGGGAGGGTAAACTACCGGTGAAAAGTACGAATGATAATAATGTGGAAGTGAAGAAAACATGTTCAACCATGCGCATGGGATGTCAAGCATCACTTACtatatcaaaagaaaataatagccACATGTGGACTGTAAAATCATATGACAATAATCACAATCATGCCATGGCTAGTCCCAAAAGTGTATCTTATTTGAGGTGtcataaaaatatgaataatgCTGCAAAAAATCTTATTGAGAAGTTTAGTGAAGAAGGTTTGCCTACTGGAAAGGTTGCTTCAATGTTTAAGGAAAGTGATTTAGCTTTTTCTAATAGAGATTGTTGGAATCACATGAGAAATGTTCGAACGAATAATTTGGATATCGGAGATGCACAAGcagtttttaattatttcaagcACAAGCAAGctcaaaattctaattttttctaTGCAATACAGTGTGACGATGAAGCTAGAATGGTAAATTTTTTTTGGGTTGATGCCAGATCAAGGTTAGCTTATCAACATTTTGGAGACGTTGTTACCTTTGACACTACTTATAAAACCAACAAATATAGTATGCCATTTGCCCCATTTACTGGGGTAAACCATCATCTCCAATCAATTTTATTTGGCTGTGCATTATTACAAGATGAATCAGAAATATCTTTTACATGGTTATTTGAAACTTGGCTTGAAGCAATGAATGGAAAAAAACCAATATCAATAATAACTGATCAAGACTTAGCTATTGGAGCTGCAGTGACTAAGGTATTTCCACAAACCCGTCATCGTTTATGTTTGTGGCACATAAGAAAGAAGTTTCCAGAAAAGCTTGCACATATATATCACAAAAAATCAAAGTTTAAGCATGAGCTAAAGAGATGCATTCGAGAATCACCAACTGTAAATGATTTTGAAGTTGATTGGCAGCAAATAATGGATACCTACAATTTACAAGAAAATGATTGGCTTCAGCGGTTGTTTGAAATTCGAGAGTCATGGATACCCGTTTATAACAGAAAATTTTTTTTTGCCGGTATGAGTACTACACAAAGAAGTGAGAACATCAATTCTTTTTTTGACTCTTTTGTTAATTCAACCACAACACTACAAGAATTTGTGGTAAAATTTGAAAAGGCAGTTAATAATCGTTATGAAGCTGAAAAGAGAGAGGACTTTGAGTCTAAACATAAATCACGCATTTTGAGTATCAAATCGAAAATAGAGGAGCATGCGGCATCGATTTATACAAGAAATATGTTTGGAAAATTTCAACATGAGCTTGCACTTGTTAGCCAATTTACAAAGCACAAGATTGAGAAAAATGGCTCACAATATAGGTATCAAATATCCAATTGTTTTAAAGATCGAGACAAATTCATCGTTGATATAAATTTAGAATCAAAGGATGCTACTTGTACTTGTCAGCTTTTTGAATTTATGGGAATATTATGCAGACACATTTTGACAATTTTTCAAACTAAAAATATACTTCAAATTCCCAATCAATATATATTGCATCGCTGGACAAAAGAAGCTAATAGATACATGGAGGTTAGTGTTATGGATTCTCATGATGATGAGGTGGATACTTTGAGAAGCATACACTTGCATCAACAATTTagcaaattttcaaatttttctaaACAATCAAAAGAAGTGTATGAGTTTATTATGGTAGAGTTTGAGCGTATTTGTAATACTTTGGAAACAATGGGATTAAAATTCTCCAATGTAAATGATGCTCCTATAGATTTGCAACAACAAGATGTAGATGACACACATGATAATGTTTCGAATTTTATTATCCAAGACCCCAATGTGTCACAAACAAAAGGTAGAAAGAGAAAAGATTCAGACAGTGCCCGTGTACAAGAAAGATATAAAAGTGGTGTAGAATTGTCGATGGATAAGACACTGGTTAAAAGAAGGGCATGCAAATACTGTGGAGAATATGGTCACTATCAATCAacttgcaaaaataaaacaacttga
- the LOC131633319 gene encoding olee1-like protein produces the protein MAKSTIFLVSTLCFLSFLGSAYSVKDRFSVEGFVYCDTCRTQFITKLTEFLEGATVRVECKEENGTVTFTKEATTDANGSYKLEVDGDHEDEECQVVLVKSPRPDCNEVDSESHLEQAAKVSITHNNGIVSPIRTTSPLGFLKKERLPGCAQVLKELGINEDGSQDLD, from the exons ATGGCAAAGTCTACAATCTTCCTAGTCTCCACCCTCTGCTTCTTATCTTTCCTTGGTTCTGCTTATAGCGTCAAGGACCGCTTCTCTGTCGAGGGTTTCGTTTATTGTGACACATGTCGCACCCAATTCATCACCAAATTGACTGAGTTCTTGGAAG GTGCAACCGTACGTGTGGAGTGCAAAGAAGAAAACGGAACAGTGACATTCACCAAAGAAGCAACAACAGATGCAAATGGATCATACAAACTAGAGGTAGATGGAGACCATGAAGACGAGGAATGTCAAGTTGTGCTTGTGAAAAGTCCTAGACCAGATTGTAACGAGGTTGACTCAGAATCTCACTTGGAACAAGCTGCTAAGGTTAGCATCACACACAACAATGGAATTGTGTCTCCTATTCGTACCACTAGTCCTCTTGGTTTCCTTAAGAAAGAACGTCTTCCTGGTTGTGCTCAAGTTCTCAAGGAACTTGGAATCAATGAAGATGGTTCTCAAGATCTTGATTGA